GGCTGCGAGACTGAGGCGTTCGGCGATGACCGGGTGGCTGATCATGGCCGGCTCGCCGAGGACGGCCGGCACGGTGGCGTGGCGCAGGACGTGGAAATTGCCCGGTCGGATGCTGGCCGGCGAGATCTCGAGATTCAGCACGAGTTGGCGGTGGATGGCCCGCGCGAGGTCGAGGGAGGCCCCGTCGTCGTCGAGCGGGTAGTAGGTCTGGGTCTCGTTGATGGTGCGGTCCAGGGCGGCATTGCTGTTGTGGTGAATTGAAAGAAAAACATCGGGTTGCAGCGAGTCGCTCAAGGAAACTCTCATCTCGAGATCGTGGCTCAGGGAGCTGTCGGCGGGGCTCAGGAAATCCGTGTCGGCGGTGCGGGTGAGCCAGACTTCGGCACCGGCCCATTCGAGCAGCCCGCGCAGGTGCAGGGCCACCCCGAGATTGACCTCGGCCTCGGTGAGGCCGTTGGGGCCGACGGCGCCGCGGAAACGGCCCCCGTGGCCCGGATCCAGGACGATGCGCCGGCCGGCGAGGGCGGAGAGGTCGCGTCCGACGAGGGCCTCGGGGCGGCCGAGGTACCCGGGGATCACGGGGCCCGTGCCGGGGGCGGGCGGGCCCCCGCAGCCGGCGAACCCGGCGGCGACGGCCAGCAGGACGGCGAGAGCGGAAATCGGGGCGCGGCGGCGCTGGGGCAAGGGGGCCATGGTTCCATCCGGGGCCGGGGGAATGTCCAGTCGTGGCGCCATCGTACCGCCTCGGGCGGTTGCCCGCAAACCCGGAGTCCGTCTGGACAGGGGCGGGTCCGTCTGGTAACTTAGGCGCTCCTGGCGACCGGCCCCCGGCCCGCTCCGGCGGCGGTCACGATCCGATGCAGCGCGGACTGCAGTGACGACCATTCCCGGTGCCCCCGATGACCGATCTCTCCTCCCGTCTGCGGGAGTTGCCCCAGATCAGCGTGCTGCTCGCCGACGAGCGGCTGGCGCCCCTCCTGGCCGGCCGACGCCGGTCGTGGGCGACGCGCGTCGTGCAGGATGCGGTGGCGGCCCTGCGCGACGAACTGCGCACGGCGCGGGGTCCGGTCGCGAGCCGCGAGCAGTTGCTGAACCTCTGTGTCGAACGCGTTGAGGCCAAAGCCGCTACGCTCATGGGACGCTCGTGGACGCGGGTCCTGAACGGCACCGGTGTCGTGGTGCACACGAACCTGGGCCGGTCGTGCTTCCCCGTCGCCGCGGCCGACGCCGCCCGCGAGGTGGCGCTGCACAATTCGGATCTCGAGTTCGACCTGCCCTCGGGCACGCGCGGGCACCGGGGCCGGCGCGTGGAGGAGAAGGCCGCCCTGCTGGCCGGGGCCGCCGACGCCCTCGTGGTCAACAACAACGCGGCGGCGTTCTGGCTGGCCGTGCGCCAGTGCAGCGCCGGCGGTCGGGTCGTGCTGTCGCGGGGCGAGGTGGTGGCCATCGGCGGCTCGTTCCGCATGCACGAGATCCTGGCCGAGACCGGCTGCGAACTCGTCGAGGTGGGCACCACGAACCGCACCTCCCTCAAGGACTACCGGGCCGCCATGACGCCCGGCACGACGGTGGTCAAGGTGCACCGCAGCAACTTCGAGGTGGAGGGCTTCACCGAGGAGGTCGAGCTGGCCGAGCTGGCCGAGGCCTGCCGGGCGGCCGGCTGTCCGCTGGTGTACGATGCCGGCAGCGGGGCCCTCTTCCCCTACGTGGAGCTGGGGCTGCCCGCCGGCGAGCGGCTGCTGGCCGAAGACGTGGCCGCCGGCCCCGACCTGGTCACCTGCAGCGGCGACAAGCTGCTCGGCGGCTGCCAGGCCGGCATCATCTTCGGCGACCGGGAACGGGTGGCCGCCCTGCGGGCCCATCCCATGCGGCGCGCCTTCCGGGTCGACAAGACGACCCTGGCGGCCCTCGACGCGGTGCTGTCGGCCTACCTCGCGGCCGAGGATCGCCCGGCGATCCCGACCCTCGACCAGCTCGCCCTGACCCTCGACGACCTGCAGGCGCGGGCCGAGGGACTGCTGGCCCGCCTGGCCGACGGCGCGCCGGCCGGCTGGCGGGGCGCCGTGGTGCCCGGGCATTCGAGCGTGGGCGGGGGCTCGTTCTCCACCACGAGTCTCGAATCGCGTCTGGTCCAGTGGACCGGACCCAAGGACGAACTGGAGCGCTGCCACCAGCGGTTGCGGTCGGGAGATCCGGCCCTGGTCGGACGCATGAATCAGGATGGCCTCGCGGTGGACGTGCGCACGCTCGCCCCCGCCGAGATGGATCTGGTCGTGAAGGCATTCGAGGGGGCCTGGCGCAGCGGGGACACCGCCGCCGGCACCTTGGACTGAGCGAAAGGTCACCGTGGTGAGCGACAGGGACGACCTGCAGGGACCCGCCGGACTGCCCGTGCACGCGGTCGGTTGGGGGGCGGCCGAACTCGATTTCGAGCCGGGCGCCGAGTTCTGGAGCCGGGTCGAACGGATCGCCGGCGGCGGCGACCTGGTCGACGCCCTCGATGCCTGCATGAGCGGCCACTCGGCGCCGCGGGTGTGGCTCGTGCTGCACGAGCCGGGGCAGCCCGAACTGGCCGTGACCACCGCGATGGGCTTCGCCCGCGAACTGGCGGCCCGGGAGCAGGCGGCCCTCGTGCTCGATGCCGACGACCGCACCCAGACCCTGACCGGCCTGGCCGGCCGCCTCGAGCAGGAGGGCTGGATCGACCTCGTCCGCTACGGCACCTCGGTGCTGGCGGCCAGCGTGGCCCTGCCTTTCGCCGGCCGCCGCGCCTACCTGCTGGGCGTCGGCTCGTTCGCGCCCACCGACGTGGCGCCCGGCGAGATCGACCAGCTCGTGGCGCGTCTGCGGCGCCAGGCCGACGACCTCATCGTGGTCGCGCCCGCCGACGAACTGGGGGCCCAGTGGGCCCGGGCGGCCACGATCCGCGTGCTGTGCTGGGACCGGGCGAACCGGCCCGCGGCGGCGATCCAGGGTCTGATCGAGGATCTCAAGCTGCGCGGCCTGCCCCTGGGGGGGCTGGTGGGCTACGGCCTGCCCATGTCCGGTCGGGCGACCCCGGTGGCGGCGGTCGAGCCCGCGGGGGGCGCGCCGGCTGCGGCCCCGGACGTGCCCGCTGGTGCGTCCGCGAATGCGTCCGCGAATGCGCCCGCGGATGGGCCCACGGAATCGCCCGTGGAATCGCCTGGGGAAGTGCCCGCCGAAGTGCCCGCCGAAGTGCCTGCGGACCGGCCCGCCGACGCGCCCCGGCCCGCCGCGGAAACCGCCGGCGAACCGGCGGCGGATTCCGGGCACGAGCCCGAGACGCCGGCGCCTTCGGTTTCGGCGCGCCTGGCCGAATTGGCGGCAGCCGACGAGTTGGCGCAGGAATCGGCGCGGGAATTCGCGCAGGATGCGGCCGGCGAGGTGGATCCCTGGCGGGAGGAAGGCGACCTCCGCGAACCGGTGACCACCGGCGGGCGGCGGGGCACTTCGGGCGTGTTCTGGTTCATCACGATCGCTTCGGTCGTCGTCGTCGCGATCCTCGGGACCTACTGGTACAAGTACGTTCGGGTGCCGTCGAGCGGGTACTTCGAGCCCGTCGCGGTCGAGCGCCCGGCGCCCCAGCCGGTGGACCGCACCACCGGCGACATGGCCAATCTCGACGGGGGCGATGAGCAGGGGCGGGCCGATGGGACCATGCCCGCCGTCGATGCGGTGGCCCAGGACGCGACGGCGACCGGTACGCCCGGGGGCCCGACCGGCGAGGAATCGTCCGGCGGCGAGGCCGGGCGCGAAGACGACGTGGCGGCCGGCCCGGGGGCGGACGCGACGACGACCACTCCGCCGGGCGGCCCGGTTGCGGGCGCGGGCGGCGGCGACGTCGCGGCGGCCCCGGTCGCGACCGGGGGGAGCGATCCGGCGGACACGGCGGCGGCCGAACCGCGGTTCACCATGGATCCGTACCGCGCGACCGTGGGCGAGCGGGGCTGGGCCCTGCATCTGTACAGCTTCCCGGACAGCACCAGCGTCAAGGTGGAGCTGGCCGAACTGCACCGCCGGGGCTTCGAGACCGAGGTGCGGGTCGTGGAGACCGAGGAGAAGGGCCGCTGGTGGCGGGTCTACGTGGGTGATTTCGCCAGTCGGGCCGAGGCCCGCGCGGCGGCGCCCCTTTTGAAGAAGGAATTGCGGACCGATTGGGCGAATCCCACCCGGTTCTGAGACACCATCGCATCGCATCACGCCGGAACGGCAGCGGAAGGGTGACATCCGTGAGATTGAAAAGCATCGAGATCCAGGGCTTCAAGTCGTTCGTCGACCGCACGCGGCTCGAGTTCGACGAGGGCATCACCGCCATTCTCGGTCCCAACGGCTGCGGCAAGTCGAACGTGGTCGACGCCGTGCGCTGGGTGCTGGGCGAGCAGTCGGCCAAGACGCTGCGCGGCGGCAAGATGGACGACGTCATCTTCAAGGGGACGACCAAGCGGCGGCCGGTGGGCATGGCCGAGGTGACGCTCACCTTCGAGAACGACGACCGCGGCCTCCCCATCGACTTCGCCGAGGTGGCCATCAAGCGCAAGGTGACCCGCGACGGCGGCAGCGACTACTTCCTCAACGGCTCGCCCTGCCGCCTGAAGGACCTGCGCGACCTCTTCTTCGACTCCGGCGTGAACAACACGTCCTATTCGATCATCGAGGAGTCGATGATCAAGTCGATCCTGAACGAGAACAACACCGAGCTGCGCACGCTGCTCGAGGAGGGCTCGGGGATCACCAAGTACAAGGCGCGGCGCAAGGAGACCCAGCGCAAGCTCGACCGCACGCAGAGCGACCTGGTCCGCCTGTACGACATCATCGAGGAGATCGGGCGCGAGGTGCGCTCCCTGCAGCGGCAGGTGGGCAAGGCGCGGCGGCACCAGCGCCTGTTCAAGGAGATCCGGGCCCTCGACCTGGCCGTGGCCCAGCGCAAGCACCAGCTCTTCGACAGCCAGGAAGCCGAGGCCCGCGAGCGCCTCGAGGACTTCCGCACCCGCAGCGAGGAGGGCGTGGGCGAGCTGGCCGAGCTGCAGGCCCGGATCGAGACCGCCCGCCCGACCATCGACGAGCGCGAGGCCGAGCGGCGGCAGCTCGAGTCGGCGCTGCAGGCCTTCGAGGAGGAACTGCAGGAGACCGAGCGCCAGGCCCTGGTGCTGCAGCATCGCATCGACGAACACGCGCGGCGGGTCACCGATTCGGAGCAGGGCATCCGCGAGGCCGAGGTCCGGCAGCAGGAGATCGAGGGCCAGATCGCGCGCATGACCGAGCACCTGCACACCATCGAGGCCGAGCTCGAGACGAGCGGCGCCATGCTCACCGAGCGCTCGGAGGAGCTGCAGATCATGGAGGGGAACCTGGCGCGCGACCGCGAGGCCCTCGACGACGCCACCAGCCGCAACCTCGAGGTCATTGAGAACGATGCCAGCCAGCGCA
Above is a window of bacterium DNA encoding:
- a CDS encoding N-acetylmuramoyl-L-alanine amidase, whose amino-acid sequence is MAPLPQRRRAPISALAVLLAVAAGFAGCGGPPAPGTGPVIPGYLGRPEALVGRDLSALAGRRIVLDPGHGGRFRGAVGPNGLTEAEVNLGVALHLRGLLEWAGAEVWLTRTADTDFLSPADSSLSHDLEMRVSLSDSLQPDVFLSIHHNSNAALDRTINETQTYYPLDDDGASLDLARAIHRQLVLNLEISPASIRPGNFHVLRHATVPAVLGEPAMISHPVIAERLSLAASQRLEADAYFLGLLDYFAAGLPRWTPAQPDTVWFGAAGDPAVLTWSFVADGPGPDPASFEIRLDDAPTAPRVAPGGGAVSWDRPAALAPRPHTLEVRGRNLAGRATPPRRTLLLPRAAPVPTVAVQVAADGRLGVSWHAPDGGPLPRGELRLGSDLVFPVGPGLPRCALTDPMGIAPDEA
- the selA gene encoding L-seryl-tRNA(Sec) selenium transferase, which produces MTDLSSRLRELPQISVLLADERLAPLLAGRRRSWATRVVQDAVAALRDELRTARGPVASREQLLNLCVERVEAKAATLMGRSWTRVLNGTGVVVHTNLGRSCFPVAAADAAREVALHNSDLEFDLPSGTRGHRGRRVEEKAALLAGAADALVVNNNAAAFWLAVRQCSAGGRVVLSRGEVVAIGGSFRMHEILAETGCELVEVGTTNRTSLKDYRAAMTPGTTVVKVHRSNFEVEGFTEEVELAELAEACRAAGCPLVYDAGSGALFPYVELGLPAGERLLAEDVAAGPDLVTCSGDKLLGGCQAGIIFGDRERVAALRAHPMRRAFRVDKTTLAALDAVLSAYLAAEDRPAIPTLDQLALTLDDLQARAEGLLARLADGAPAGWRGAVVPGHSSVGGGSFSTTSLESRLVQWTGPKDELERCHQRLRSGDPALVGRMNQDGLAVDVRTLAPAEMDLVVKAFEGAWRSGDTAAGTLD
- a CDS encoding SPOR domain-containing protein encodes the protein MSDRDDLQGPAGLPVHAVGWGAAELDFEPGAEFWSRVERIAGGGDLVDALDACMSGHSAPRVWLVLHEPGQPELAVTTAMGFARELAAREQAALVLDADDRTQTLTGLAGRLEQEGWIDLVRYGTSVLAASVALPFAGRRAYLLGVGSFAPTDVAPGEIDQLVARLRRQADDLIVVAPADELGAQWARAATIRVLCWDRANRPAAAIQGLIEDLKLRGLPLGGLVGYGLPMSGRATPVAAVEPAGGAPAAAPDVPAGASANASANAPADGPTESPVESPGEVPAEVPAEVPADRPADAPRPAAETAGEPAADSGHEPETPAPSVSARLAELAAADELAQESAREFAQDAAGEVDPWREEGDLREPVTTGGRRGTSGVFWFITIASVVVVAILGTYWYKYVRVPSSGYFEPVAVERPAPQPVDRTTGDMANLDGGDEQGRADGTMPAVDAVAQDATATGTPGGPTGEESSGGEAGREDDVAAGPGADATTTTPPGGPVAGAGGGDVAAAPVATGGSDPADTAAAEPRFTMDPYRATVGERGWALHLYSFPDSTSVKVELAELHRRGFETEVRVVETEEKGRWWRVYVGDFASRAEARAAAPLLKKELRTDWANPTRF